One Chionomys nivalis chromosome 4, mChiNiv1.1, whole genome shotgun sequence genomic region harbors:
- the LOC130872754 gene encoding olfactory receptor 150-like produces the protein MEEVNQTTVTEFVLDGLTKNPELQLPLFLIFLGVYLITVVGNLGMIIIIMFSSHLHTPMYYLLSSLSFIDYCQSTVITPKMLINFVTERNFISYPECIAQFYFFCVFAVAECHMLAVMAYDRYVAISNPLLYNVNMSYQVYLCMVAGVYGMGFLSATVYTIFMMRLLFCKSNIIRHYFCDFFPLLKLSCSSTFINEVLVWSLGSFNILIPAITILSSYLFIIVSILNIHSTGGRLKAFSTCSSHILAVALFYGSTAFMYLQPSSVNSLGQSKLSSVFYTIVVPMLNPMIYSLRNKDVKFALKKLIQKISIHSPRNDFH, from the coding sequence ATGGAAGAAGTAAATCAAACCACAGTGACTGAATTCGTCCTTGATGGGTTAACAAAGAATCCAGAGCTCCAGTTGCCCCTATTCCTCATCTTTCTAGGAGTCTATTTGATTACAGTTGTGGGAAACCTGGGAATGATCATCATAATTATGTTTAGTTCTCATCTTCACACACCCATGTATTATTTACTCAGCAGTCTGTCCTTTATTGACTATTGTCAATCAACTGTCATTACTCCCAAAATGCTCATAAACTTTGTGACAGAAAGGAATTTCATCTCCTACCCAGAATGCATAGCTCAGTTCtactttttctgtgtctttgctgTTGCAGAATGTCACATGTTGGCTGTAATGGCATATGATCGCTATGTGGCTATCTCTAACCCTTTGCTTTACAATGTAAACATGTCCTATCAAGTCTATTTATGTATGGTGGCTGGCGTATATGGTATGGGATTCCTTAGTGCCACAGTTTATACTATCTTCATGATGAGATTGCTTTTCTGTAAGTCTAATATAATAAGACATTACTTCTGTGATTTTTTCCCATTACTGAAACTCTCTTGCTCTAGTACTTTTATCAATGAAGTACTAGTATGGTCCCTTGGTTCATTTAACATTCTTATACCGGCTATTACCATTCTTAGTTCCTACCTCTTCATCATTGTCAGCATCCTCAACATTCATTCCACTGGGGGAAGACTAAAGGCCTTCagcacctgcagctcccacatCTTGGCAGTTGCTCTCTTCTATGGTTCCACAGCTTTCATGTATCTTCAGCCATCATCAGTCAACTCCCTGGGACAAAGTAAATTGTCATCTGTGTTCTATACCATTGTTGTGCCTATGTTGAATCCCATGATCTACAGTCTGAGAAATAAAGATGTCAAATTTGCcctaaaaaaattaattcaaaagatAAGTATTCACTCACCAAGGAATGATTTTCATTAG